A genomic segment from Mesotoga sp. BH458_6_3_2_1 encodes:
- a CDS encoding carbohydrate ABC transporter permease codes for MKKLVREEKTAFKMVLPYLLIVVLLFVYLIGSNIYSSFTTEEGTFTLQNYTSVFTDPVVGRSMINTVFWVIGSVLGQLLLGLLVALLLNESTKGQILFRSIILILPWATLDIVAGVMWKWMYNDMYGVLNDILVKLNMINDYIPWLATENMAMISVIIANIWKGFCLSGMFFLAGLQTIPPDLYEAAEIDGANSIKRFWRITIPQLKPVIMTTLMLTVIWTINYFPLIYIMTGGGPGYGTETVVTYIYKLGFRFLEFNKAAALSNILFIAIFAIAFVFLRNIAKEEAR; via the coding sequence ATGAAAAAACTTGTAAGAGAAGAGAAGACAGCCTTCAAAATGGTACTGCCCTATCTCTTGATAGTAGTCTTGCTCTTCGTTTATCTAATAGGCTCGAACATATACAGCAGTTTCACAACAGAAGAGGGTACCTTCACACTTCAGAACTACACCAGTGTATTCACTGACCCTGTTGTCGGAAGATCAATGATTAACACCGTCTTCTGGGTAATAGGAAGTGTACTTGGGCAGTTGCTTTTGGGCTTGCTCGTTGCTCTGCTTCTTAATGAATCGACAAAAGGGCAGATATTATTCAGAAGCATCATTCTCATACTTCCCTGGGCAACGCTGGACATTGTGGCCGGTGTGATGTGGAAGTGGATGTACAACGACATGTACGGTGTACTCAATGATATTCTGGTTAAATTGAATATGATAAATGATTACATACCCTGGCTCGCTACTGAAAATATGGCTATGATCTCGGTAATAATTGCAAACATATGGAAAGGCTTTTGTCTTTCTGGAATGTTTTTCCTAGCTGGTCTTCAGACAATACCCCCCGATCTTTATGAAGCTGCAGAAATCGACGGCGCCAACTCTATCAAAAGATTCTGGAGGATAACTATTCCCCAGCTTAAGCCGGTTATTATGACAACTCTTATGCTTACTGTGATCTGGACGATCAACTACTTCCCGCTGATCTATATCATGACGGGAGGTGGACCGGGATACGGCACAGAGACTGTAGTTACCTATATCTACAAACTTGGATTCAGGTTCCTGGAGTTCAATAAAGCCGCCGCACTTTCAAATATCCTGTTCATTGCAATATTCGCTATCGCGTTCGTTTTCCTGAGAAACATTGCAAAGGAGGAAGCGAGATGA
- a CDS encoding sugar-binding transcriptional regulator, with the protein MISDELLFEVATDYYVKGMLQKDIANKYGVSRVQISKYLKMAQERGIVHIEVEQPSVKTSVRKEYEDFFREKYDLKKMFIARGARNEKTVLKALSREVHKYLKTLPEKPMNIGLGWGNTVFTVAESIEKLERPDWQLIPLSGGTARLADKRFNINHIVQNFATRLSGKAVPMYLPFIFENAHQLENTKQSLEYMNIQKLWNSLDIIICSVGYSIARSPLFRENLLEVSYADELEKNDVVGDVLTHYFDINGKRFEKNILNKCINLSFEQYMNAGERVIVAAGHHKVDGLVGMLRGGFADVLITDEFTAKFVKEYIVYDEGGQ; encoded by the coding sequence ATGATTAGCGATGAACTGCTCTTCGAGGTTGCGACCGACTACTACGTTAAAGGAATGCTACAGAAGGATATTGCTAATAAGTACGGCGTTTCGAGAGTACAGATTAGCAAGTACCTCAAGATGGCGCAAGAAAGAGGAATCGTTCATATTGAAGTTGAACAGCCTTCAGTAAAAACATCCGTTAGAAAGGAATACGAAGATTTTTTCAGGGAGAAATATGATCTGAAGAAGATGTTCATCGCCAGAGGAGCGAGAAACGAAAAGACAGTCTTGAAAGCCCTTTCAAGGGAGGTTCATAAATACTTAAAAACACTACCTGAAAAGCCTATGAATATAGGGCTTGGATGGGGCAACACAGTCTTCACAGTAGCAGAATCGATTGAGAAACTTGAAAGACCGGACTGGCAACTTATTCCTCTATCAGGGGGTACCGCAAGACTTGCCGATAAGAGGTTTAATATAAACCACATAGTCCAGAATTTCGCCACTCGACTATCGGGAAAGGCCGTTCCAATGTATTTACCCTTCATATTCGAAAATGCCCACCAGCTGGAGAACACAAAGCAATCTCTGGAGTACATGAACATCCAGAAACTATGGAACTCACTGGATATTATCATCTGCAGTGTTGGATACTCCATCGCGCGATCACCCCTGTTCAGGGAGAATTTGCTCGAAGTGAGCTATGCGGACGAGCTCGAGAAGAACGATGTCGTAGGAGACGTACTGACTCACTACTTTGATATAAACGGCAAAAGATTTGAGAAAAACATTCTCAACAAGTGTATTAACCTTAGCTTTGAGCAATACATGAATGCAGGTGAAAGAGTCATTGTCGCTGCTGGTCACCACAAAGTGGACGGTCTTGTGGGAATGCTTAGAGGTGGCTTTGCAGATGTTCTTATAACAGATGAATTTACAGCAAAATTTGTGAAAGAATACATAGTTTACGATGAAGGAGGGCAATAA
- a CDS encoding carbohydrate ABC transporter permease has protein sequence MKRSTKKKVKRSITYSLLIFLSVVIAFPFVWLILTAIKTYPDIYAYPIKYFIFEPTREHFDKIADMNFWSYFKNSVIVGTGTMFFSILIGLFPAYAFARYEFRFKRPLLTGVLVFQMLPVVVFLLPIFKTLNNVGILNTYFGLILSYLPFTTPISIMFMRTFFLSIPKSLEEAARIDGCTFGQAFRKVILPITLPGIAAVGVYAFLFSWSELMYSMSILTSKAKQTIPTFLQLFVGQYQTRWGPLFAGSILATIPPLIIFMILQKFFIAGLVSGSVKE, from the coding sequence ATGAAGAGAAGTACAAAGAAAAAGGTTAAGAGGTCAATTACCTATTCTCTGCTAATATTCCTCTCAGTAGTGATAGCCTTCCCCTTTGTGTGGCTTATCCTAACTGCAATAAAAACCTATCCTGATATCTATGCCTATCCAATTAAATATTTCATATTCGAACCAACGAGAGAGCACTTTGACAAGATAGCCGACATGAATTTCTGGTCTTATTTCAAGAACAGTGTTATCGTAGGAACCGGGACAATGTTCTTCTCTATACTTATTGGATTGTTCCCGGCTTATGCGTTTGCCAGATACGAATTCAGATTCAAAAGGCCGCTACTCACGGGAGTTCTGGTATTTCAGATGCTTCCTGTCGTAGTGTTCCTTTTGCCGATTTTTAAGACGCTCAACAATGTTGGAATTCTGAATACATATTTCGGCCTAATCCTATCTTACTTACCATTCACAACGCCAATTTCCATTATGTTCATGAGAACCTTCTTCTTATCAATACCAAAATCGCTGGAAGAAGCTGCGCGAATAGACGGCTGCACCTTTGGTCAGGCGTTCAGAAAGGTTATTCTGCCGATCACGCTTCCAGGGATAGCAGCCGTAGGCGTCTATGCCTTCTTGTTTTCATGGAGTGAACTCATGTACTCAATGTCCATTCTGACATCCAAGGCAAAGCAGACAATCCCGACGTTCCTTCAGCTTTTCGTGGGTCAGTATCAGACTAGGTGGGGTCCGCTCTTTGCGGGATCGATACTAGCGACGATTCCACCACTTATAATATTCATGATCTTACAGAAGTTCTTTATAGCTGGACTGGTAAGCGGATCTGTGAAGGAGTAA